The following proteins come from a genomic window of Xiphophorus couchianus chromosome 19, X_couchianus-1.0, whole genome shotgun sequence:
- the LOC114134102 gene encoding uncharacterized protein LOC114134102 isoform X3, whose translation MYACMQRAGALVASALVAAGADPCIEDGSGASALVYAINAQHQPTVQVLIDACRAKGRDIIIIATETGANRGPVTRRYLNVPPSPDSSPVSCMSPSDIILKTGSPSSPEGGNIFNFRGTTGKHGSCSRRSSFELSQSSPCSGPASRQRVSSEPWLAINNLDSLKRAYEQGMRERNLKEEGGGDADVDEGMHFQRKDDVAHRLDAGFTGDVHKCWSEDSLSTKSDGGVPKRIPSPGGSDIKLSACSSPRFYLRRNTLPSVTAVNPPLHLPPLTTQPDSHLQVPAKVLPAGSRHVLFQPRPPCSCPPSSASARAALLPLLPQASSLFAPAGFSHRERSRRSLRRHSAQLEQNNLDF comes from the exons ATGTACGCCTGTATGCAGAGAGCGGGCGCTCTGGTGGCGTCCGCCCTGGTGGCTGCAGGAGCTGACCCGTGCATAGAGGACGGCTCTGGAGCCTCAGCTTTGGTCTACGCCATCAACGCACAGCACCAACCCACAGTGCAG gtgcTAATAGATGCTTGCCGGGCCAAAGGTcgtgacatcatcatcattgcTACGGAGACGGGCGCGAACAGAGGTCCAGTGACCAGGAGGTACCTGAACGTCCCCCCGTCTCCGGACTCCTCCCCCGTGTCCTGCATGTCCCCGTCCGACATCATCCTGAAGACGGGCTCGCCAAGCTCACCTGAGGGGGGAAACATCTTCAATTTCAGAGGAACAA CAGGCAAACATGGAAGCTGCAGCAGACGCTCGTCATTTGAGCTGAGCCAGTCGAGTCCGTGCAGCGGTCCGGCTTCCAGACAGAGGGTGTCATCTGAACCGTGGTTGGCCATTAACAACCTGGACTCCCTGAAGAGGGCTTACGAGCAGGGAATGAGGGAGAGGAACCTCAAGGAGGAAGGAGGTGGAGATGCGGACGTAGATGAGGGGATGCATTTCCAGAGGAAGGACGACGTGGCGCACAGACTGGATGCTGGGTTTACCGGGGACGTTCATAAATGCTGGAGTGAGGACTCGCTTTCAACCAAGTCAGACGGCGGTGTCCCCAAGAGGATTCCGTCACCAGGAGGGTCAGACATAAAGCTTTCAGCCTGCTCGTCCCCTCGCTTTTATCTCCGCAGGAACACCCTCCCCTCTGTCACGGCGGTCAACCCTCCGCTTCACCTCCCGCCCTTAACGACGCAACCAGACTCTCACCTGCAGGTGCCAGCTAAGGTTTTACCTGCAGGAAGCAGACACGTGTTGTTTCAGCCACGCCCACCCTGCTCCTGTCCCCCATCCTCAGCATCTGCCAGAGCAGCCCTGCTCCCTCTGCTCCCCCAGGCCTCCTCCCTGTTCGCCCCTGCTGGCTTCAGTCACAGGGAGAGGAGCAGGAGGTCACTGCGTCGTCACTCGGCGCAGttagaacaaaataatttggaCTTCTGA
- the LOC114134102 gene encoding ankyrin repeat domain-containing protein 34B-like isoform X1: protein MDPLTDSRPLISAASCGKLRLLRLLVEGGAQVNGSNQRGETPLLAACKALREEPVGKESVKLLNFLLQNKADPNAQDQEGRTALMYACMQRAGALVASALVAAGADPCIEDGSGASALVYAINAQHQPTVQVLIDACRAKGRDIIIIATETGANRGPVTRRYLNVPPSPDSSPVSCMSPSDIILKTGSPSSPEGGNIFNFRGTTGKHGSCSRRSSFELSQSSPCSGPASRQRVSSEPWLAINNLDSLKRAYEQGMRERNLKEEGGGDADVDEGMHFQRKDDVAHRLDAGFTGDVHKCWSEDSLSTKSDGGVPKRIPSPGGSDIKLSACSSPRFYLRRNTLPSVTAVNPPLHLPPLTTQPDSHLQVPAKVLPAGSRHVLFQPRPPCSCPPSSASARAALLPLLPQASSLFAPAGFSHRERSRRSLRRHSAQLEQNNLDF, encoded by the exons ATGGATCCTCTGACAGATTCCAGGCCCCTCATCAGCGCAGCCTCCTGCGGGAAGCTTCGTCTGCTCCGCCTCCTCGTGGAAGGTGGAGCTCAGGTGAACGGGAGCAACCAGAGAGGAGAGACGCCCCTCCTGGCTGCTTGCAAGGCCCTGAGAGAAGAGCCAGTCGGGAAGGAGAGTGTGAAACTCCTGAATTTCCTGCTGCAGAATAAG GCAGATCCCAACGCACAGGACCAGGAGGGTCGCACTGCTCTGATGTACGCCTGTATGCAGAGAGCGGGCGCTCTGGTGGCGTCCGCCCTGGTGGCTGCAGGAGCTGACCCGTGCATAGAGGACGGCTCTGGAGCCTCAGCTTTGGTCTACGCCATCAACGCACAGCACCAACCCACAGTGCAG gtgcTAATAGATGCTTGCCGGGCCAAAGGTcgtgacatcatcatcattgcTACGGAGACGGGCGCGAACAGAGGTCCAGTGACCAGGAGGTACCTGAACGTCCCCCCGTCTCCGGACTCCTCCCCCGTGTCCTGCATGTCCCCGTCCGACATCATCCTGAAGACGGGCTCGCCAAGCTCACCTGAGGGGGGAAACATCTTCAATTTCAGAGGAACAA CAGGCAAACATGGAAGCTGCAGCAGACGCTCGTCATTTGAGCTGAGCCAGTCGAGTCCGTGCAGCGGTCCGGCTTCCAGACAGAGGGTGTCATCTGAACCGTGGTTGGCCATTAACAACCTGGACTCCCTGAAGAGGGCTTACGAGCAGGGAATGAGGGAGAGGAACCTCAAGGAGGAAGGAGGTGGAGATGCGGACGTAGATGAGGGGATGCATTTCCAGAGGAAGGACGACGTGGCGCACAGACTGGATGCTGGGTTTACCGGGGACGTTCATAAATGCTGGAGTGAGGACTCGCTTTCAACCAAGTCAGACGGCGGTGTCCCCAAGAGGATTCCGTCACCAGGAGGGTCAGACATAAAGCTTTCAGCCTGCTCGTCCCCTCGCTTTTATCTCCGCAGGAACACCCTCCCCTCTGTCACGGCGGTCAACCCTCCGCTTCACCTCCCGCCCTTAACGACGCAACCAGACTCTCACCTGCAGGTGCCAGCTAAGGTTTTACCTGCAGGAAGCAGACACGTGTTGTTTCAGCCACGCCCACCCTGCTCCTGTCCCCCATCCTCAGCATCTGCCAGAGCAGCCCTGCTCCCTCTGCTCCCCCAGGCCTCCTCCCTGTTCGCCCCTGCTGGCTTCAGTCACAGGGAGAGGAGCAGGAGGTCACTGCGTCGTCACTCGGCGCAGttagaacaaaataatttggaCTTCTGA
- the LOC114134102 gene encoding ankyrin repeat domain-containing protein 34B-like isoform X2, with the protein MDPLTDSRPLISAASCGKLRLLRLLVEGGAQVNGSNQRGETPLLAACKALREEPVGKESVKLLNFLLQNKADPNAQDQEGRTALMYACMQRAGALVASALVAAGADPCIEDGSGASALVYAINAQHQPTVQVLIDACRAKGRDIIIIATETGANRGPVTRRYLNVPPSPDSSPVSCMSPSDIILKTGSPSSPEGGNIFNFRGTSKHGSCSRRSSFELSQSSPCSGPASRQRVSSEPWLAINNLDSLKRAYEQGMRERNLKEEGGGDADVDEGMHFQRKDDVAHRLDAGFTGDVHKCWSEDSLSTKSDGGVPKRIPSPGGSDIKLSACSSPRFYLRRNTLPSVTAVNPPLHLPPLTTQPDSHLQVPAKVLPAGSRHVLFQPRPPCSCPPSSASARAALLPLLPQASSLFAPAGFSHRERSRRSLRRHSAQLEQNNLDF; encoded by the exons ATGGATCCTCTGACAGATTCCAGGCCCCTCATCAGCGCAGCCTCCTGCGGGAAGCTTCGTCTGCTCCGCCTCCTCGTGGAAGGTGGAGCTCAGGTGAACGGGAGCAACCAGAGAGGAGAGACGCCCCTCCTGGCTGCTTGCAAGGCCCTGAGAGAAGAGCCAGTCGGGAAGGAGAGTGTGAAACTCCTGAATTTCCTGCTGCAGAATAAG GCAGATCCCAACGCACAGGACCAGGAGGGTCGCACTGCTCTGATGTACGCCTGTATGCAGAGAGCGGGCGCTCTGGTGGCGTCCGCCCTGGTGGCTGCAGGAGCTGACCCGTGCATAGAGGACGGCTCTGGAGCCTCAGCTTTGGTCTACGCCATCAACGCACAGCACCAACCCACAGTGCAG gtgcTAATAGATGCTTGCCGGGCCAAAGGTcgtgacatcatcatcattgcTACGGAGACGGGCGCGAACAGAGGTCCAGTGACCAGGAGGTACCTGAACGTCCCCCCGTCTCCGGACTCCTCCCCCGTGTCCTGCATGTCCCCGTCCGACATCATCCTGAAGACGGGCTCGCCAAGCTCACCTGAGGGGGGAAACATCTTCAATTTCAGAGGAACAA GCAAACATGGAAGCTGCAGCAGACGCTCGTCATTTGAGCTGAGCCAGTCGAGTCCGTGCAGCGGTCCGGCTTCCAGACAGAGGGTGTCATCTGAACCGTGGTTGGCCATTAACAACCTGGACTCCCTGAAGAGGGCTTACGAGCAGGGAATGAGGGAGAGGAACCTCAAGGAGGAAGGAGGTGGAGATGCGGACGTAGATGAGGGGATGCATTTCCAGAGGAAGGACGACGTGGCGCACAGACTGGATGCTGGGTTTACCGGGGACGTTCATAAATGCTGGAGTGAGGACTCGCTTTCAACCAAGTCAGACGGCGGTGTCCCCAAGAGGATTCCGTCACCAGGAGGGTCAGACATAAAGCTTTCAGCCTGCTCGTCCCCTCGCTTTTATCTCCGCAGGAACACCCTCCCCTCTGTCACGGCGGTCAACCCTCCGCTTCACCTCCCGCCCTTAACGACGCAACCAGACTCTCACCTGCAGGTGCCAGCTAAGGTTTTACCTGCAGGAAGCAGACACGTGTTGTTTCAGCCACGCCCACCCTGCTCCTGTCCCCCATCCTCAGCATCTGCCAGAGCAGCCCTGCTCCCTCTGCTCCCCCAGGCCTCCTCCCTGTTCGCCCCTGCTGGCTTCAGTCACAGGGAGAGGAGCAGGAGGTCACTGCGTCGTCACTCGGCGCAGttagaacaaaataatttggaCTTCTGA